One genomic segment of Desulforamulus reducens MI-1 includes these proteins:
- a CDS encoding GHMP kinase: MGDFSYPIGSANQNAVVFRGIATAPGTCGELVQGTIKGEPFLITCPIDLWSEVTVELSEFEDHNRELDKSCRALKMTLEYLGKPYYLGSIKRNSLLPESKGMASSTADIAATCLATARAFGQELEPETIAKIAARIEPSDGLMFPGITICNHLTGESKKYLGQAPPLKLVIADPGGTVDTILFNHRKDLASKNFQKEPMVRQATELVTRGLLTEDWEMMGRGASISAQANQVVLPKPHLAQWRQWASEVKALGVLVAHSGTVMGMIMHPDGVDAAEAAEYIGGKKPEWKVWHTSMVSGGLR; encoded by the coding sequence GTGGGTGATTTTTCTTATCCTATTGGGTCAGCAAATCAGAATGCTGTAGTTTTCCGCGGTATAGCCACTGCTCCAGGTACCTGTGGCGAGCTGGTACAGGGTACCATCAAGGGAGAACCCTTTCTTATTACTTGCCCCATCGATTTATGGAGTGAAGTAACAGTTGAACTGAGCGAGTTTGAAGATCATAATAGGGAGCTGGACAAATCCTGTCGTGCACTAAAAATGACGTTAGAATACTTGGGAAAGCCATATTATCTGGGTTCCATCAAAAGAAATTCTCTTTTGCCGGAAAGTAAAGGAATGGCTAGTAGTACAGCTGATATTGCTGCTACCTGCCTCGCCACTGCCAGAGCCTTTGGTCAAGAACTGGAACCAGAAACCATTGCTAAAATTGCTGCCCGAATTGAACCCAGTGATGGGCTGATGTTCCCGGGAATTACTATCTGCAATCATTTAACCGGTGAATCAAAAAAATATTTAGGGCAGGCTCCTCCCCTAAAACTGGTTATTGCGGATCCTGGAGGGACGGTGGATACCATTCTCTTTAACCATCGTAAAGATTTGGCCAGTAAGAACTTTCAAAAGGAACCCATGGTACGTCAGGCCACTGAGTTAGTAACTCGGGGATTATTAACCGAGGATTGGGAAATGATGGGACGAGGTGCCAGCATCAGTGCCCAGGCTAATCAGGTGGTATTGCCTAAGCCGCATTTGGCCCAGTGGAGACAATGGGCTTCGGAAGTGAAGGCCCTGGGTGTACTGGTGGCTCATAGCGGCACCGTCATGGGAATGATTATGCACCCCGACGGAGTGGATGCAGCGGAAGCTGCCGAATACATTGGTGGTAAGAAACCGGAGTGGAAGGTTTGGCATACATCGATGGTTAGCGGTGGGCTAAGGTAG
- the cobS gene encoding adenosylcobinamide-GDP ribazoletransferase produces MFSSLRLAISFLTIFPFYNKMADNKELAQSVSYYPLVGFLLGSIAAGVCYAMHSIGLNLAADVLGLVTIITLTGGLHQDGLMDTADGIFSGRELHRKLEIMKDSRVGAMGVIALATVLLLKIAFLFELDLAQKLTAFIMAPMAGRWAMVLAITRYPYARATGGLGACLKQAGKTQLALATLILVAGCLWLFGLPGLALLGIVFFITWLTVEFIVKRLGGMTGDTYGALGEMIETWVIFLILLGQQIRML; encoded by the coding sequence TTGTTTAGCTCTTTACGGCTGGCAATTAGTTTTTTAACGATCTTTCCTTTTTACAATAAAATGGCAGATAACAAGGAATTGGCACAATCTGTGTCGTATTATCCTCTGGTGGGTTTTCTGCTGGGTTCCATTGCTGCAGGAGTCTGCTATGCTATGCACTCCATAGGTTTAAACTTGGCAGCAGATGTTCTTGGACTTGTGACAATAATCACACTCACCGGGGGACTGCACCAGGATGGACTGATGGATACAGCCGATGGAATCTTTAGTGGGCGCGAACTTCACAGAAAGTTAGAAATTATGAAAGATAGCCGTGTTGGGGCAATGGGTGTCATTGCTTTAGCTACGGTGTTACTTCTAAAAATAGCTTTTCTATTTGAACTTGATTTGGCACAAAAGCTTACAGCTTTTATAATGGCCCCAATGGCTGGTCGCTGGGCGATGGTTCTGGCCATTACCCGCTATCCCTATGCCAGAGCCACGGGTGGCTTAGGAGCCTGTCTTAAACAAGCTGGCAAAACCCAGTTAGCACTAGCCACTTTAATACTGGTAGCCGGCTGTTTGTGGTTGTTTGGCCTTCCAGGACTGGCCCTGCTGGGGATAGTATTCTTCATTACATGGCTTACCGTGGAATTTATTGTGAAAAGATTAGGTGGCATGACAGGTGACACCTACGGAGCTTTAGGGGAGATGATTGAAACGTGGGTGATTTTTCTTATCCTATTGGGTCAGCAAATCAGAATGCTGTAG
- the cbiB gene encoding adenosylcobinamide-phosphate synthase CbiB: protein MTSLILLALLTDLLVGDPRNFPHPVVIIGTLIHRCETIVRKFAGGPTGLRLGGILLVLGVVTITFMGTWILIRLAEMIHPYLGLIVHLWLLSTTLAVKSLSQHAMAVAEPLARGDLNTARSKVALIVGRDTDKLNERGIARATVETVAENTVDGIISPLFYAFIGGAPLAMVYKAINTMDSMIGHRDEKYLHLGWAAARLDDLANYLPARLAGFLYPWLAVFYPGGFFATVRAILRDAPKHPSPNSGIPEAAVAGALGIQLGGTNHYRGQVSHRSLMGEDKLPLSYGHIPQALRLTYGVTALVVAGGVILDSIFH from the coding sequence ATGACAAGTCTTATCCTGCTAGCATTGCTCACGGATCTCCTTGTGGGAGACCCCAGGAATTTTCCCCACCCGGTTGTCATAATAGGAACCCTGATTCACAGGTGCGAAACTATAGTACGAAAATTTGCCGGAGGACCTACCGGGTTACGGCTGGGCGGTATACTGTTGGTTTTAGGAGTCGTAACTATCACCTTTATGGGAACCTGGATACTGATTAGATTGGCGGAAATGATCCATCCCTATCTGGGTTTGATAGTGCACCTGTGGTTACTTTCTACCACACTGGCAGTGAAGAGTTTGAGTCAGCATGCCATGGCAGTGGCCGAACCCCTAGCCAGGGGTGATTTAAATACTGCCCGTTCTAAGGTTGCCCTCATTGTTGGACGGGATACCGATAAATTAAATGAACGGGGAATTGCCCGGGCCACTGTGGAGACCGTTGCGGAAAACACCGTTGATGGTATTATTTCACCGCTCTTTTATGCTTTTATTGGGGGTGCACCCCTGGCCATGGTCTACAAGGCAATCAACACAATGGATAGCATGATTGGCCATCGAGATGAAAAATATCTTCATCTGGGCTGGGCTGCTGCCAGGCTAGATGATCTGGCCAACTACCTACCGGCAAGATTGGCAGGTTTCCTTTATCCATGGTTGGCTGTATTTTACCCCGGGGGCTTTTTTGCCACTGTGAGGGCAATTCTTCGAGATGCTCCTAAACATCCCAGTCCCAATAGTGGTATTCCTGAAGCTGCGGTGGCCGGTGCACTGGGAATCCAATTGGGGGGTACCAACCACTACCGGGGTCAGGTATCCCACAGGTCGTTGATGGGAGAAGATAAATTGCCACTATCTTATGGCCATATTCCACAAGCACTGAGGCTTACCTATGGTGTTACGGCTCTGGTGGTAGCAGGTGGTGTGATATTGGATAGTATATTCCATTAG
- a CDS encoding cobyric acid synthase, which produces MALAKTIMIQGTSSHVGKSLLCTALCRIFKQDGFHVAPFKAQNMALNSYVTLTGGEIGRAQGAQAEAAGIAATVTMNPVLIKPKQDLNAQVVVLGKPLADMSARDYRANFLPKAVNLVGQCIEELRREFQVLVIEGAGSPAEINLKDRDIVNMRTAILADAPVILVADIDRGGVFASLVGTLELLEPHERQRVAGFIINKFRGDIELLKPGLEFLEQRTGKPVLGVIPYLHEHGIEQEDSVALEGNKNVSSGSEIDIAVVKLPRISNFTDFDLIGRVPGICLRFVCPGDPMGTPEAVILPGTKNTIEDLQYLKEKGTDQEIIELARKGIPVVGICGGYQMLGKMLYDPWGTEASLESITGLGLLDIETTFFKEKQTHRCKAKITCTELNWCGITNQEITGYEIHTGQVKLGREAKPLLQITQRSGNIVALPDGAVGNQGHIWGTHLHGLFDNKALLLSWVNSLRERKGLSRLTLAKLPDNREEKYDNLAEAVRHHLNMKQLHQMMGLGEGKP; this is translated from the coding sequence TTGGCCCTGGCAAAAACCATTATGATTCAGGGGACATCTTCCCATGTGGGGAAGAGTTTACTTTGTACGGCCCTTTGTCGAATTTTTAAACAGGACGGTTTTCATGTGGCACCCTTTAAGGCCCAGAATATGGCCCTGAACAGCTATGTAACCTTAACCGGAGGAGAAATTGGGCGGGCCCAGGGAGCCCAGGCAGAGGCAGCTGGGATAGCAGCCACGGTGACCATGAATCCTGTATTAATTAAACCGAAACAAGACTTAAATGCCCAGGTTGTGGTGTTAGGAAAACCCCTGGCAGATATGAGTGCCAGGGACTACCGGGCAAATTTTTTGCCAAAGGCTGTCAATCTGGTGGGTCAATGTATTGAGGAACTGCGCCGGGAATTTCAAGTACTGGTTATTGAAGGGGCTGGCAGCCCCGCGGAAATTAATCTGAAGGATCGGGATATTGTTAATATGCGAACTGCTATATTGGCAGATGCCCCAGTGATATTGGTGGCGGATATTGATCGCGGAGGTGTCTTTGCTTCCCTGGTGGGGACCTTGGAACTATTGGAACCCCATGAACGTCAAAGGGTAGCAGGCTTTATTATTAATAAATTTCGAGGCGATATTGAACTGCTCAAACCGGGTTTAGAATTTTTGGAGCAGCGTACCGGCAAACCTGTACTTGGCGTTATTCCTTACCTGCACGAGCATGGTATTGAGCAGGAAGATTCCGTTGCTTTGGAGGGAAACAAAAATGTTTCCTCCGGGTCTGAGATAGATATTGCCGTTGTCAAACTTCCCAGAATATCCAATTTTACAGATTTTGATTTGATCGGACGGGTGCCAGGGATTTGCCTCCGTTTTGTGTGTCCTGGGGACCCCATGGGGACACCCGAAGCCGTGATTCTTCCAGGTACCAAGAATACCATTGAAGATTTGCAGTACCTAAAGGAAAAAGGCACCGATCAAGAGATTATTGAATTAGCAAGAAAAGGCATACCTGTTGTAGGAATTTGCGGTGGATATCAGATGCTGGGGAAAATGCTTTATGATCCATGGGGAACCGAAGCAAGTTTAGAAAGCATAACGGGCTTAGGTCTGCTGGATATAGAAACAACTTTTTTCAAAGAAAAGCAAACCCACCGTTGTAAGGCGAAAATTACTTGCACAGAACTAAATTGGTGTGGTATAACTAACCAGGAAATAACCGGCTATGAAATACATACTGGCCAGGTTAAACTGGGTAGGGAAGCCAAACCTTTGCTGCAAATAACCCAGCGCTCCGGTAATATTGTTGCTCTGCCAGATGGTGCTGTGGGTAACCAGGGACACATTTGGGGTACCCACCTGCATGGTTTGTTTGATAATAAAGCCCTGCTATTGTCCTGGGTGAATTCTTTACGAGAACGTAAGGGATTATCAAGGCTAACCCTGGCAAAATTACCGGATAATCGGGAAGAGAAGTATGATAATTTGGCCGAAGCTGTGCGACATCATCTGAATATGAAACAACTTCATCAGATGATGGGCTTAGGGGAAGGGAAACCATGA
- a CDS encoding precorrin-8X methylmutase — translation MSFKDVIWQPQEIERESMRQVAEFLLPLNLTPGEKAVVGRIIHTSGDPDLGAQVRFHPQAVVKGLEALQAGVDIYTDVTMLQAGINSRRLAELGGQVHCAVHSLEVVEEARERGITRSAVAMERFGNRLNGQVVAIGNAPTALFALMRMIKEGLQPALVVGMPVGFVGAAHSKELLSQMDVPNITLLGTRGGSPLAAATINALLYYK, via the coding sequence ATGAGTTTTAAAGATGTCATTTGGCAGCCTCAGGAGATTGAACGTGAAAGTATGCGACAGGTGGCTGAGTTTCTTCTTCCTTTAAACTTAACGCCGGGGGAAAAGGCTGTGGTTGGCCGGATCATTCATACCAGTGGGGATCCGGATTTAGGGGCACAGGTACGTTTTCATCCCCAGGCTGTGGTAAAGGGACTGGAGGCTTTACAAGCCGGTGTCGACATCTATACAGATGTTACCATGCTGCAGGCAGGTATTAACAGTCGTCGACTGGCGGAATTAGGTGGTCAGGTGCACTGTGCAGTACACAGTTTAGAAGTGGTGGAAGAAGCCAGGGAACGAGGCATTACTCGTTCGGCTGTGGCCATGGAGAGGTTCGGCAACCGATTAAATGGTCAGGTGGTGGCCATAGGCAATGCCCCCACCGCTTTATTTGCTTTGATGCGAATGATTAAAGAAGGCTTGCAACCGGCCTTGGTTGTAGGTATGCCAGTGGGCTTTGTGGGGGCGGCCCACTCCAAAGAATTGCTGTCGCAGATGGATGTACCCAATATTACCCTTTTAGGTACCCGGGGTGGTAGTCCCTTGGCAGCGGCAACCATAAATGCACTGCTGTATTACAAATAA
- a CDS encoding sirohydrochlorin chelatase, whose protein sequence is MQEGVIVLAHGSRYPKANQEIFQITEQVKIIGGITSVETCFLQFGQPTLPQVVEEMNRTGIKAVTVVPLLLAVGSHIQEDLPELLKEQKKRYPHMTFRLAPHLGADRRIAEIVIDRMKQGSEIKHEF, encoded by the coding sequence ATGCAGGAAGGCGTTATAGTATTGGCCCACGGCAGTCGTTATCCGAAGGCAAACCAGGAAATCTTTCAAATTACCGAGCAGGTTAAGATCATAGGAGGAATTACTTCGGTGGAAACCTGTTTTCTTCAGTTCGGACAACCGACACTCCCCCAAGTGGTAGAGGAAATGAATCGGACAGGGATCAAGGCAGTAACGGTTGTACCCTTACTTTTAGCAGTGGGCAGCCATATCCAGGAAGATTTACCGGAGCTGCTAAAGGAACAAAAGAAGCGGTATCCCCATATGACCTTTCGGTTGGCGCCCCACCTGGGGGCTGATCGTCGAATTGCAGAAATTGTTATAGATCGGATGAAACAAGGAAGTGAAATCAAACATGAGTTTTAA
- the cobK gene encoding precorrin-6A reductase → MILVLAGTLEGRKTATLLQDAGFKVMASTVTDYGSDLLQRQGVQQIRVGSLDKASLEDLLCQGMQLLVDATHPFAAEVSKTAMDAAQSAGIPYLRLERPQTKLPVHPLVYTCSDMDSSINKALSLGRVIFSTLGSKNLPILMATAKQIGVKVVARVLPEPSVLASCTQLGLTPGEIIALQGPCSTELNQALYQQYKAEVVITKDSGSVGGIQEKVDAALHLGIPIVICQRPRLNYPLVLHYPAEVLQYCQKLF, encoded by the coding sequence GTGATTCTAGTGCTGGCCGGCACGCTGGAAGGCAGAAAAACCGCTACACTGTTGCAAGACGCAGGGTTTAAGGTCATGGCTTCTACGGTGACAGATTACGGTAGTGACCTGCTACAGCGTCAGGGAGTACAGCAGATCCGGGTAGGGTCCTTGGATAAAGCTTCGCTGGAGGATCTCCTGTGCCAGGGAATGCAACTTTTGGTGGATGCCACCCATCCCTTTGCAGCAGAAGTCTCTAAGACGGCCATGGATGCTGCCCAGTCAGCGGGAATTCCTTATTTGCGGTTGGAGAGACCTCAAACGAAACTTCCTGTTCATCCCCTGGTATATACTTGTAGCGACATGGACAGTAGTATTAATAAGGCTTTGTCCCTGGGCAGGGTTATTTTCTCAACTCTCGGCAGTAAAAACCTACCGATTCTCATGGCTACAGCCAAGCAAATCGGCGTAAAGGTGGTGGCCAGGGTTTTACCAGAGCCATCGGTCCTTGCCAGCTGTACTCAGTTGGGATTAACACCTGGGGAGATCATTGCTTTGCAGGGGCCTTGCAGTACGGAACTGAATCAAGCTTTATATCAACAATACAAGGCAGAGGTTGTAATTACAAAGGATAGCGGCAGTGTCGGTGGAATTCAGGAGAAGGTTGATGCGGCCCTTCATTTAGGGATACCCATTGTTATCTGCCAGCGGCCCCGCTTAAACTACCCCTTGGTACTGCATTACCCGGCTGAAGTATTGCAGTATTGCCAAAAACTTTTTTAG
- the cobJ gene encoding precorrin-3B C(17)-methyltransferase, protein MVVGLGPGNRETFTEEALGAIQSAQVVVGYHTYLDLIPDLIEKKERVATPMRGEVARARQAVELALEGKAVAVVSSGDPGIYGMAGLILEVAEGQVPVKIIPGITAVSAAAASLGAPLMNDFAVISLSDLLTPTEIMFKRVEAAAAGDFIIALYNPRSHGRPDNIKIARELMLRHKAPYTPVGIVRMARRGEEQRTITTLQEMLNHEIDMLTTVIIGNSQTRVVGGLMVTPRGYHL, encoded by the coding sequence GTGGTGGTGGGACTAGGACCCGGCAACCGTGAAACCTTTACGGAGGAAGCTCTGGGGGCTATCCAGTCTGCCCAGGTTGTGGTGGGGTATCATACTTATTTAGATTTAATACCAGATTTAATTGAGAAAAAAGAAAGGGTGGCTACCCCCATGCGGGGTGAGGTTGCCAGGGCACGGCAAGCTGTGGAATTGGCCTTGGAAGGAAAAGCAGTGGCTGTTGTCAGCAGCGGTGATCCAGGTATTTATGGCATGGCTGGACTGATCCTGGAGGTTGCCGAGGGGCAGGTTCCGGTGAAGATCATTCCGGGTATTACCGCTGTATCAGCGGCTGCGGCTAGCCTGGGAGCCCCTCTAATGAATGACTTTGCTGTTATTAGTCTGAGTGATTTATTAACCCCCACTGAAATTATGTTTAAACGGGTGGAGGCAGCAGCAGCAGGGGATTTTATAATTGCTTTGTACAATCCCCGCAGCCACGGTCGCCCGGATAATATAAAAATTGCCAGAGAGCTTATGCTAAGGCACAAGGCACCCTATACACCTGTAGGTATTGTACGTATGGCCCGACGGGGGGAAGAGCAAAGAACTATAACTACCCTGCAGGAAATGTTGAATCATGAAATTGATATGCTAACCACCGTCATTATAGGTAATTCCCAGACTAGGGTGGTAGGGGGCCTCATGGTAACTCCCAGGGGGTATCATTTGTGA
- a CDS encoding cobalt-precorrin 5A hydrolase: MAIEKKNRVAVLALTGGGARLAQKLVCLLEDADLYLPERLSSDVDLSHTAFYRKWQAVVKMIFRQYSQLIFIMATGIVVRTLAPLLQSKRTDPAVVVLDEKGQHAISLLSGHLGGANVLAQRIAVLIGGTAVITTATDVVGVPSLDVLAKALDCGVYPCQRIKLFNRLLVEGEPVQIVSPWAVKPEVMQGLTLSQPDNNRPKGPVVHITNHLVQHKGEPRLMLRPKNLVAGVGCRKGVSGEQIVTAVKGAFRLADYSLLSLKSLATVDLKMQEPGLLQAASYFRVPLIEVTREQIKNLSVQYTQSDFVKEQIGVGGVCEPAAITASGMGQIKVPKQKIGPVTVAIAEAKLWWWD, from the coding sequence ATGGCTATAGAAAAGAAGAATAGGGTTGCTGTACTGGCCCTGACTGGTGGGGGAGCCAGGCTGGCCCAAAAACTGGTTTGCCTACTAGAGGATGCTGATCTTTATCTGCCGGAGCGGCTTTCCAGTGATGTGGACCTTTCCCATACCGCCTTTTATAGGAAATGGCAGGCAGTGGTTAAAATGATCTTTCGACAATATAGTCAATTAATTTTTATTATGGCCACAGGCATCGTTGTCAGGACACTGGCACCGCTGCTTCAATCTAAAAGGACTGACCCCGCTGTGGTGGTGCTGGATGAAAAGGGCCAGCATGCTATCAGTCTACTTTCAGGTCACCTGGGAGGTGCCAATGTCCTAGCCCAGAGGATCGCAGTACTTATCGGTGGCACAGCCGTTATTACCACTGCCACTGATGTGGTGGGTGTACCTTCCCTGGATGTGCTGGCCAAGGCACTGGATTGTGGGGTTTACCCTTGCCAACGGATAAAGTTATTTAACCGACTTTTGGTGGAGGGAGAACCCGTGCAGATTGTTTCCCCCTGGGCAGTAAAGCCAGAGGTTATGCAGGGTTTAACATTATCTCAACCTGATAATAACCGCCCTAAAGGTCCTGTGGTACATATAACCAATCATTTGGTGCAGCACAAGGGAGAACCGAGATTGATGTTAAGGCCGAAGAATCTGGTGGCCGGAGTGGGCTGCCGTAAAGGGGTAAGTGGAGAACAGATTGTTACCGCGGTCAAAGGGGCCTTCCGGTTGGCAGATTACAGTCTGCTCTCCCTAAAATCCCTGGCCACAGTGGATCTAAAAATGCAAGAACCTGGATTACTTCAAGCAGCCAGTTATTTTAGGGTTCCTTTAATTGAAGTTACCAGGGAACAAATCAAGAATCTTTCCGTGCAATATACCCAATCAGATTTTGTTAAAGAGCAAATAGGAGTTGGTGGAGTATGCGAACCGGCAGCCATAACAGCCAGTGGAATGGGGCAAATCAAAGTACCCAAGCAGAAAATAGGACCTGTGACAGTGGCCATTGCGGAGGCCAAATTGTGGTGGTGGGACTAG
- the cobM gene encoding precorrin-4 C(11)-methyltransferase yields MIYFVGAGPGDPELLTVKAWRLLQQADLVVYAGSLVPQQVMGCCREDARLVDSAPLVLEDIISLMVEYHGRNQLVVRLHTGDPSIYGAIGEQMEILDKMDIPYQIVPGVSSFLAAAAAVKREYTVPGGSQTVIITRLAGRTPVPAEQELSGLARHRASLAVFLSVGMVEKVRQELLQGYEPNTPVAVVERASWPEERVCRGTLQELAQLVERAGIKRTALILVGEFLTSGGRSLLYDAGFEHGYRKEE; encoded by the coding sequence ATGATTTATTTTGTTGGAGCAGGTCCCGGGGACCCAGAGTTATTAACAGTTAAAGCCTGGCGGCTGTTACAACAGGCTGACTTGGTCGTTTATGCAGGCTCCCTCGTGCCACAGCAGGTCATGGGCTGCTGCCGGGAAGATGCCCGGTTGGTGGATAGTGCCCCGCTGGTTTTAGAGGACATAATTTCCCTTATGGTGGAATATCATGGCCGTAATCAGTTGGTAGTGCGACTGCATACAGGAGATCCTAGCATTTATGGGGCCATTGGAGAGCAAATGGAAATTCTAGATAAGATGGACATTCCCTACCAAATCGTACCCGGGGTCAGTTCCTTTCTGGCCGCTGCAGCGGCTGTTAAAAGGGAATATACGGTGCCCGGAGGATCCCAGACGGTTATTATTACCCGCCTAGCAGGACGTACACCGGTACCAGCAGAACAGGAATTGTCCGGCTTAGCCCGACACAGGGCATCGTTGGCCGTCTTCCTTTCAGTGGGTATGGTAGAAAAAGTGCGGCAGGAATTGCTGCAGGGATATGAGCCAAACACACCGGTGGCAGTGGTGGAACGGGCTTCCTGGCCTGAGGAGAGAGTATGCCGCGGTACACTCCAGGAATTGGCTCAACTGGTGGAGAGGGCTGGCATCAAACGTACCGCTCTGATCTTGGTGGGTGAATTTTTAACTTCAGGAGGTCGTTCTTTACTTTACGATGCGGGATTTGAGCATGGCTATAGAAAAGAAGAATAG
- the cbiT gene encoding precorrin-6Y C5,15-methyltransferase (decarboxylating) subunit CbiT produces MSKLEWPYTTPGIPDHLFKQSNAIPMTKQEIRLIAIGKMKLFPGAVVYDVGAGSGSVTVECALQIKNGTVYALEKDSSADELVEANARRFGLTNVRLVPGFAPDTMEKLPPADRIFIGGSAGALSEILETSHHKLKPDGWLVASAITLETGPRVLQFLEDKGYQQIEAVNISVARARQVARSHMWQGMNPVMIVSGQKPGKP; encoded by the coding sequence GTGTCTAAACTGGAATGGCCCTATACAACACCGGGTATACCGGATCATCTTTTTAAACAGTCAAACGCCATTCCCATGACCAAACAGGAAATACGCCTGATTGCCATTGGGAAAATGAAATTATTTCCTGGTGCTGTGGTCTATGACGTGGGGGCAGGAAGTGGCAGCGTGACAGTGGAATGTGCCCTGCAAATAAAAAATGGCACCGTTTATGCTCTGGAGAAGGATAGCAGTGCCGATGAACTGGTGGAAGCCAATGCCCGGCGGTTTGGACTTACCAATGTTAGGCTGGTACCGGGCTTTGCACCGGATACAATGGAAAAGTTGCCTCCGGCGGACCGCATCTTTATTGGTGGCAGTGCCGGTGCCTTGTCAGAAATTCTAGAGACATCCCACCATAAGCTAAAGCCCGATGGTTGGCTGGTGGCTTCTGCCATAACCTTGGAGACAGGCCCACGGGTGTTGCAATTCCTGGAGGATAAGGGTTATCAGCAAATCGAGGCTGTCAATATTAGCGTGGCCAGGGCGAGGCAGGTGGCCAGGTCCCATATGTGGCAGGGGATGAATCCGGTGATGATTGTTAGCGGGCAGAAGCCGGGTAAGCCATAG
- the cbiE gene encoding precorrin-6y C5,15-methyltransferase (decarboxylating) subunit CbiE translates to MENIIKVVGVGPGGPEYLTAAGAAALEQAEVVVGGRRLLAQFARPEQRSYALTADLEATIDFIRQEYKNNRVVVLVSGDTGLYSFAATLMEKLPKDCLEFIPGISSVQLMFARLKTPWQDAAVISRHGRDDSRLVGIVKAGIMVAILTDAKNNPQALARELLESACPNLPVSVGCNLSYANETIFRGTLRSLAESNQKFENCVVVIGV, encoded by the coding sequence ATGGAAAATATTATCAAAGTAGTCGGCGTGGGTCCCGGTGGACCGGAGTACCTAACTGCCGCCGGAGCTGCTGCTTTGGAGCAGGCAGAAGTGGTGGTGGGGGGGCGGCGGTTGTTGGCACAGTTTGCCCGGCCGGAGCAACGAAGCTATGCCCTGACTGCAGATCTTGAGGCTACCATTGATTTTATCCGTCAGGAGTATAAAAATAATCGGGTAGTGGTTCTGGTATCTGGCGATACCGGCCTTTATAGTTTTGCAGCCACTCTTATGGAAAAGCTGCCAAAGGATTGTTTAGAGTTTATCCCCGGCATTAGTTCTGTGCAACTGATGTTTGCCAGGCTTAAAACTCCCTGGCAGGATGCTGCGGTGATAAGTCGCCACGGCAGGGATGATAGCCGGTTAGTCGGCATCGTTAAGGCAGGAATCATGGTAGCGATTTTGACAGATGCTAAAAATAATCCGCAGGCTTTGGCTAGGGAACTGCTGGAGAGTGCTTGTCCCAATCTGCCGGTTTCAGTGGGCTGTAACCTATCCTATGCCAATGAAACTATTTTTCGAGGAACCTTGCGTTCTCTGGCAGAGTCTAACCAAAAATTTGAGAATTGCGTGGTGGTTATCGGTGTCTAA